The following are from one region of the Paenibacillus sp. JZ16 genome:
- a CDS encoding sugar phosphate isomerase/epimerase family protein has product MITLTGFADEISPDLDVQLDVLESESIRYLELRGVWGKNVLQLTKKEALTVKERLAERRVGVSSIGSPIGKIQITDDFETHLEDARRAVRLAKFFHAPFVRVFSFYIPDGDYEKHRPEVLRRMQRLAQLAEREGVVLLHENESHIYGDTGERCLDLLQTVSSCHLRAAFDPANFVQCGVKPVNEAYPLIGDYTSYVHVKDAIMGKGTVVPAGDGDGELRELIHELSRRRFSGFMSLEPHLRAAGIFEGFTNPGLFVVASKAIKRLLAEQAMEWN; this is encoded by the coding sequence ATGATTACGTTAACCGGATTTGCAGACGAGATATCCCCGGATTTGGATGTACAGCTGGATGTCCTAGAATCCGAAAGCATCCGTTATCTTGAGCTTCGAGGCGTTTGGGGGAAAAATGTGCTGCAGCTGACGAAAAAGGAAGCGTTGACCGTGAAAGAACGATTAGCGGAGCGGAGGGTCGGAGTCTCCTCGATCGGATCGCCGATCGGGAAAATCCAAATCACCGACGACTTTGAAACCCATCTCGAAGACGCTCGGCGTGCCGTTCGTCTAGCTAAGTTTTTCCATGCGCCTTTTGTACGCGTGTTCTCCTTTTACATTCCGGACGGGGACTACGAGAAGCATCGGCCTGAGGTGTTACGGCGCATGCAACGACTCGCTCAATTGGCTGAACGCGAAGGCGTGGTTCTGCTTCATGAGAATGAAAGCCATATTTATGGAGACACCGGCGAGCGATGTTTGGATCTGCTTCAAACGGTTTCATCCTGCCATTTGCGGGCAGCCTTTGATCCGGCGAATTTCGTGCAGTGCGGCGTGAAGCCCGTTAATGAGGCCTATCCACTGATAGGCGACTATACGTCGTATGTTCATGTGAAAGACGCCATCATGGGGAAGGGGACAGTCGTACCTGCAGGGGATGGCGACGGCGAGCTCCGCGAGCTCATTCATGAGCTCAGCCGCAGGCGATTTTCAGGGTTTATGTCGTTGGAGCCGCATCTGCGCGCCGCCGGAATATTCGAGGGATTCACGAATCCGGGGCTTTTCGTTGTGGCATCCAAAGCGATAAAGCGATTGTTAGCGGAGCAAGCAATGGAATGGAATTGA
- a CDS encoding carbohydrate ABC transporter permease — protein MNALRSSSGSRRSVRIKESLGDRIFLTVTYILLTLVLIAVLYPLIYIVSSSLSSPSAVSAGKVWLWPVDVSFAGYEAVFRNGQVLTGYANSLFYTVAGTFISVSLTIMVAYPLSKKSFFGRTPLMVFITFTMMFSGGLIPTYLVVKSMGMIDTRWALLIPNAVWVWQVIIARTFFQTSIPDELSEAADIDGCSDIRYIFSVVLPLAKPIIAVLSLMYAVGQWNAYFDALIYLKSQSLYPLQLILRSILILGSGTGNMDAGEMVKQQQMAELMKYSLIVVASLPVLVIYPFVQRYFVQGMLIGSVKG, from the coding sequence ATGAACGCATTGCGGTCCAGTTCCGGAAGCCGCCGGAGCGTGAGGATCAAGGAGTCGCTGGGAGACCGCATCTTTCTGACCGTGACCTATATCTTGCTGACCTTGGTTCTAATTGCCGTCCTGTATCCGCTTATTTACATCGTAAGCTCATCACTGAGCAGTCCGAGCGCCGTCTCTGCAGGCAAGGTATGGCTGTGGCCGGTCGACGTATCCTTTGCAGGGTACGAGGCGGTGTTCCGAAACGGCCAGGTGCTGACGGGTTATGCCAATTCGCTGTTTTATACCGTTGCAGGCACGTTCATCAGCGTATCCCTGACGATTATGGTTGCATACCCCCTGTCGAAGAAGTCGTTTTTCGGCCGCACGCCGCTTATGGTATTCATTACTTTCACCATGATGTTCTCCGGCGGATTGATCCCGACCTATCTGGTCGTCAAATCGATGGGCATGATCGATACGCGCTGGGCGCTGCTCATTCCGAATGCCGTGTGGGTGTGGCAGGTCATTATCGCCAGAACCTTCTTTCAGACCTCGATCCCGGATGAGCTCTCCGAAGCGGCGGATATCGACGGGTGCAGCGACATCCGATACATTTTCAGCGTCGTTCTTCCGCTTGCCAAACCGATCATCGCCGTGCTCTCGCTTATGTACGCGGTGGGGCAGTGGAACGCTTATTTCGATGCCCTGATTTACTTGAAATCGCAATCGCTCTATCCGCTTCAGCTCATTCTCCGCAGCATTCTCATCTTGGGCAGCGGAACGGGCAACATGGACGCCGGGGAGATGGTGAAGCAGCAGCAAATGGCCGAGCTGATGAAATACTCGCTCATTGTGGTGGCAAGCCTCCCGGTGCTGGTGATCTATCCGTTCGTACAGCGTTATTTTGTGCAGGGCATGCTGATTGGCTCCGTGAAGGGCTGA
- a CDS encoding helix-turn-helix domain-containing protein yields the protein MQRLWSKFSPVFRRFLISYLIVLLIPQIAGYASYRTSIEVAKASSIENSLSSLNLGKEIIERHLVEVETFTKQLAINQDLYRLIADPKPLDSNNVYGLGRMQRSLSMYSSTNDYLSDFFIYIRNYNAIITPNTVYYRPEHYYEANRLEGLTFEEWEEAVLKKPHLNEMMPLKKYRREIRDTVFVETPAVTFLQSIPLNSFNNPQAMIGVLIDEDHMGSLLQNIVDQYGGWALVADREGSLILSKGIGEEEAKRFTEASSDENGEVIPTGDGRLLISIRSDLNGWTYMAGIPEQALMTKADIIQRVTTTFTLTALFIGLLIGLVLAYRHSAKVQSLLSVFREQNHISREKIGNEYDFLAGNIAALIANNKLLESSLNDQLPLLRDAFIKRLLTGDFYTLRELEAVSSQTGVPLRGEQGRAGILKVAGYGSADSEEIIQELSVARLIVRQALSRLEPDVLVTDWGSDQIAFVHPIAEEALDVFTRRLDAGLLELIDTVYRHHRLSITIGLGSAFEAWNGVADSFNEAQQALEYAVHTGAVGITRFEDAMKATELYYYPIESEQRLLNTLKAGELEETSRLLDQLFSRNFEERELSYDMTQQFVMELKGTFLKLAEQRIFHDEPLTDHIKEQIAAVATTDGVDQLRERFGQLIHEICMDVRKKKCDMHAETVGEIIRYIHERYSDAELTLYRIAEHIGKPEKYISQMFKEHTGTNPSDYVELVRIGKAAELLQQNLLTIDEIAAQVGYNSAHSFRRAFKRVRGVSPSTFRQMAD from the coding sequence ATGCAGCGTTTATGGTCCAAGTTCTCCCCGGTGTTCCGCAGATTTCTGATTTCCTACTTGATTGTTCTCTTGATCCCCCAAATTGCGGGCTATGCATCGTACAGGACTTCGATTGAAGTGGCGAAAGCAAGCTCAATTGAAAACAGTCTGAGTTCCTTGAATCTGGGAAAAGAGATCATCGAGCGTCATCTGGTGGAGGTGGAAACCTTCACGAAGCAGCTTGCGATCAATCAGGATCTATATCGTCTGATCGCTGATCCCAAGCCGCTCGACAGCAACAACGTTTACGGCTTGGGACGCATGCAGCGCAGCCTGTCCATGTACAGCAGCACGAATGATTACCTCTCCGATTTCTTCATCTACATACGTAATTACAACGCCATTATTACGCCGAATACCGTCTATTACCGGCCCGAGCATTATTACGAGGCGAATCGGCTTGAAGGGTTGACGTTCGAGGAGTGGGAGGAGGCCGTATTGAAGAAACCGCATCTAAACGAGATGATGCCGCTTAAGAAATATAGGCGGGAAATCCGCGACACGGTGTTTGTCGAGACGCCGGCCGTCACGTTTCTGCAATCGATCCCGCTTAACAGCTTTAACAACCCGCAGGCGATGATCGGCGTATTGATCGATGAAGATCATATGGGCAGCCTGCTGCAAAATATCGTGGACCAATACGGGGGCTGGGCGTTGGTTGCTGACCGGGAAGGCAGCTTGATCTTGTCCAAGGGCATCGGAGAAGAGGAGGCCAAGCGCTTCACCGAAGCTTCTTCCGATGAGAACGGCGAGGTCATCCCCACGGGAGACGGACGGCTGTTGATCTCCATCCGGTCCGATCTGAACGGCTGGACCTATATGGCCGGAATACCGGAGCAGGCGCTGATGACGAAGGCCGATATAATTCAGCGGGTCACGACGACGTTTACGCTGACTGCGCTGTTCATTGGCTTGTTGATTGGACTTGTCCTCGCTTACCGGCACAGTGCAAAGGTCCAGTCGCTCCTGTCCGTGTTTCGCGAACAAAACCACATTTCCCGGGAGAAGATCGGCAACGAGTACGATTTCCTGGCTGGCAATATCGCGGCTTTGATCGCTAACAACAAATTGCTGGAGTCCTCACTGAACGATCAGCTCCCGCTGCTTAGGGATGCGTTTATCAAACGGTTGCTGACTGGCGACTTCTATACGCTGCGCGAACTCGAAGCGGTCTCCAGTCAGACGGGAGTCCCGCTCCGCGGCGAGCAAGGACGCGCAGGCATTCTGAAAGTCGCCGGATATGGCAGTGCCGACAGCGAAGAAATCATCCAGGAACTCAGCGTTGCCCGGTTGATCGTCCGGCAGGCTTTGAGCCGGCTGGAACCCGATGTGCTGGTTACGGACTGGGGTTCGGACCAGATCGCTTTCGTGCATCCGATTGCCGAAGAGGCGCTGGACGTCTTTACTCGTCGCCTGGATGCCGGTTTGCTTGAACTGATCGATACCGTATATCGGCATCATCGATTGTCGATCACGATCGGGCTGGGTTCGGCGTTCGAAGCGTGGAACGGCGTGGCCGACTCTTTCAACGAAGCGCAGCAAGCGCTGGAATATGCCGTTCACACCGGGGCAGTCGGCATCACCCGGTTTGAGGACGCGATGAAGGCTACGGAGCTGTACTATTATCCGATTGAATCCGAACAACGCTTGCTCAATACGCTTAAGGCGGGTGAACTTGAGGAAACAAGCCGCCTTCTTGACCAGCTGTTCAGCCGGAACTTTGAAGAGAGGGAGCTGTCATATGATATGACGCAGCAGTTCGTAATGGAGCTCAAGGGAACCTTTCTGAAGCTGGCCGAACAAAGAATATTCCACGACGAGCCGCTCACCGACCATATCAAAGAGCAGATCGCTGCAGTTGCGACGACGGACGGGGTCGATCAGCTCAGGGAGCGATTCGGGCAGCTCATTCATGAGATCTGCATGGATGTCCGGAAGAAAAAATGCGACATGCACGCCGAAACGGTGGGTGAGATTATCCGCTACATCCACGAGCGTTATTCCGACGCCGAGCTGACGCTTTATCGTATCGCGGAGCATATTGGGAAGCCCGAGAAATATATCTCCCAAATGTTCAAGGAGCACACGGGAACGAATCCTTCGGACTACGTTGAACTGGTGAGGATCGGCAAGGCGGCCGAGCTGCTGCAGCAGAACCTTTTGACGATTGACGAGATCGCCGCGCAGGTGGGGTATAATAGCGCGCATTCGTTCCGGAGGGCCTTCAAGCGGGTTCGTGGCGTGTCACCGAGCACATTTCGGCAAATGGCCGATTAA
- a CDS encoding glycoside hydrolase family 30 beta sandwich domain-containing protein — translation MNLRFKKFLCVCLSLAIALSILVAPGNIAAASDAVINVSSEKQVIRGFGGINHPAWIGDLTAAQRDIAFGNGANQLGFSILRIYVHEDRNQWHRELETAKRAIALGAIVFASPWNPPADMVETFNHNGDTTAKRLRYDKYAAYAQHLNDFVTYMRNNGVDLYAISVQNEPDYAHDWTWWTPQEMLRFMKENAGSINTRVIAPESFQYLKNMSDPILNDPQALANMDILGAHLYGTPISNFAYPLFKQKGAGKDLWMTEVYYPNSDNNSADRWPEALDVSYHIHNAMVEGDFQAYVWWYIRRSYGPMKEDGTISKRGYNMAHFSKFVRPGYVRVDATKNPESNVYVSAYKGDNKIVIVAINRSSAGVNQNFVLQNGSVSQVSRWITSSSSNLQPGTTLNVTGSNYWAHLPAQSVTTFVGELGR, via the coding sequence ATGAATTTACGATTTAAGAAATTCTTATGCGTATGTTTGTCTCTTGCCATCGCTTTGTCCATTCTGGTTGCACCTGGAAATATTGCCGCAGCCAGCGATGCCGTCATCAATGTTTCCTCGGAGAAGCAAGTGATTCGCGGCTTCGGAGGCATCAACCACCCGGCATGGATCGGCGATTTGACGGCAGCACAGAGAGATATCGCATTCGGAAACGGGGCGAATCAGTTAGGTTTCTCAATATTAAGAATCTACGTGCATGAAGACCGAAATCAGTGGCATCGTGAGCTGGAGACGGCCAAACGGGCCATTGCCCTTGGAGCCATCGTATTTGCTTCCCCTTGGAATCCGCCGGCCGATATGGTCGAGACCTTCAACCATAACGGCGATACAACGGCAAAGCGGCTTCGTTACGACAAATATGCCGCGTATGCCCAGCATCTTAACGATTTCGTGACGTACATGAGAAACAATGGCGTCGATCTGTATGCGATATCCGTCCAAAACGAGCCCGATTATGCACATGACTGGACGTGGTGGACACCGCAGGAAATGCTTCGGTTTATGAAAGAAAATGCCGGATCGATCAACACGAGAGTCATCGCGCCGGAATCGTTCCAGTATCTGAAAAATATGTCGGATCCGATTTTGAATGATCCCCAGGCGCTTGCCAATATGGATATTCTCGGGGCTCATCTGTACGGGACCCCGATTAGCAATTTCGCTTATCCGCTATTCAAACAAAAAGGAGCGGGAAAAGATCTCTGGATGACGGAGGTATACTATCCGAACAGCGACAACAACTCGGCGGATCGCTGGCCCGAAGCCCTGGATGTGTCTTACCATATCCACAACGCGATGGTGGAGGGCGATTTTCAAGCCTACGTGTGGTGGTATATCCGCAGATCTTACGGTCCGATGAAGGAGGACGGCACGATCAGCAAACGCGGCTACAATATGGCTCATTTCTCCAAATTTGTCCGCCCCGGCTATGTCAGGGTGGATGCCACGAAAAATCCTGAATCCAACGTTTACGTATCAGCCTATAAAGGTGACAACAAAATCGTTATCGTTGCGATTAACCGGAGCAGCGCCGGGGTCAATCAGAACTTTGTGCTGCAGAACGGATCGGTTTCGCAGGTATCAAGGTGGATCACGAGCAGCAGCAGCAATCTTCAACCCGGAACGACACTCAATGTAACGGGGAGCAACTACTGGGCCCATCTTCCCGCGCAGAGCGTTACGACCTTTGTAGGCGAACTCGGGCGGTAA
- a CDS encoding sugar phosphate isomerase/epimerase family protein encodes MANLLRIGTLVGGGDAARVIPQIAPHGFESFSLTFWQTTGATDLVETAKRVRELQAEHGFIVSTLGIFGNPLTGEGGNADTLASWERLIDHAHLFGTDIISGFTGRLTGESIDASIPQYAKVFGELSKRAADQGVRIAFENCDMGGTWETGDWNIAHNPTAWEMMFNAIPSDHIGLQWEPCHQMVSLIDPIPQLRKWVDKVFHVHGKDATIAWDIVREYGIHGPKPYVWHRTPGFGDIDWTDIITILRQGNYEGTIDIEGWHDPVYNGELEMTGQVHALHYLKRCRGGDYIPNPV; translated from the coding sequence ATGGCGAATTTATTGCGCATCGGAACGCTGGTTGGCGGCGGAGATGCTGCACGCGTAATTCCTCAGATTGCGCCTCACGGCTTTGAATCGTTCAGCCTTACCTTCTGGCAGACGACCGGTGCTACCGATCTTGTGGAGACGGCCAAGCGAGTTCGTGAGCTGCAAGCTGAACACGGTTTTATCGTGTCAACGCTTGGGATCTTCGGCAATCCGCTGACCGGAGAAGGCGGTAATGCTGATACTTTGGCGAGCTGGGAGCGTCTGATCGATCATGCCCATCTGTTCGGCACCGATATCATTTCCGGTTTTACCGGACGATTGACGGGCGAATCCATCGACGCCTCGATTCCGCAATATGCGAAGGTGTTCGGCGAGCTGTCCAAAAGAGCGGCAGATCAAGGCGTCCGCATTGCGTTCGAGAACTGCGATATGGGCGGGACATGGGAGACGGGGGATTGGAACATTGCCCATAATCCGACGGCATGGGAGATGATGTTCAACGCCATCCCGTCGGACCATATCGGTCTGCAGTGGGAGCCTTGCCACCAGATGGTCTCTTTGATCGATCCGATTCCGCAGCTGCGAAAATGGGTGGATAAAGTATTCCACGTCCATGGCAAGGATGCGACGATTGCTTGGGACATCGTGAGGGAATATGGCATTCACGGGCCGAAGCCTTATGTATGGCACCGTACGCCCGGATTCGGCGACATCGACTGGACCGACATCATCACGATTTTGCGGCAGGGCAACTATGAGGGAACGATCGATATTGAAGGCTGGCATGATCCCGTATATAACGGGGAGCTTGAGATGACGGGACAGGTTCATGCGCTTCATTATTTGAAGCGATGTCGAGGTGGAGATTACATACCGAATCCGGTATGA
- a CDS encoding helix-turn-helix transcriptional regulator translates to MELEYHPHLVPNIFLFVDRRCYPDWRIQKARIGFHDLTFVVDGRANYYIDGKKFAVEAGDLVYVPGGSVREAHTCKESPMHAYPFNFFWAEPHNHIRLPFGVVTKKLITKEILAYIREFNHVWMNKQPFYRIHARALFELILHRLLHGMHRQTIMHMDPRIKKLTAIIEEHYAEDLSFNDFAEQFNLHPVYLGKLFKKNTGSTYKEYLQRIRVNNAEIMLMAGGVTVTEAAESSGFQDLSYFSKVFKEAKGYPPSAVKKH, encoded by the coding sequence ATGGAGCTCGAGTATCACCCTCATCTTGTACCGAATATTTTTCTGTTCGTGGACCGCAGATGTTATCCGGATTGGAGAATTCAGAAGGCCCGCATCGGATTTCACGATTTGACGTTCGTCGTTGATGGCCGGGCAAACTACTACATTGACGGCAAAAAATTTGCAGTTGAGGCGGGCGACCTGGTCTACGTTCCGGGGGGAAGCGTACGGGAAGCCCATACGTGCAAGGAATCTCCCATGCATGCGTATCCGTTCAATTTTTTCTGGGCCGAGCCGCACAATCATATCCGGCTTCCGTTTGGCGTTGTAACGAAGAAATTGATCACCAAGGAGATACTTGCCTACATCCGGGAGTTCAACCACGTGTGGATGAATAAACAACCGTTTTATAGGATCCATGCCCGTGCATTGTTCGAACTCATTCTCCACCGGCTGCTTCACGGCATGCATCGCCAAACGATCATGCATATGGACCCGCGGATCAAGAAGCTGACCGCCATCATCGAAGAACACTATGCGGAAGACTTGTCGTTTAACGACTTCGCCGAGCAGTTCAACCTCCATCCCGTTTATTTAGGGAAACTATTCAAAAAGAATACCGGTTCGACCTACAAGGAATACCTGCAGCGGATACGCGTGAATAACGCTGAAATCATGCTGATGGCCGGCGGCGTTACCGTGACGGAAGCCGCCGAATCCAGCGGCTTTCAAGATCTTTCCTATTTCAGCAAAGTGTTCAAGGAAGCGAAAGGCTATCCACCGTCTGCCGTTAAGAAGCATTGA
- a CDS encoding ABC transporter permease subunit, with protein MIPPVLYFIIFKYLPMANAVLAFKNYNVVKGIWGSPWVGTQYFEMFFRNPAFATLIKNTLYISFYQLIVGFPIPILLALALNEVKSARFKKTVQMVTYAPYFISTVVMVSIIMLFLSPRLGIVNTITGALGFEAVNYLGEPGMFRTIYVLSDVWQTMGYSAVIYLAALAGVDPSLYEAAKVDGANRFQKILNVDLPGILPAAVIILILSVGNIMALGFEKMYLLQNPLNLSTSEIISTYVYKIGLLNANYSFATAVGLFNSLINLVLLLVVNAIAKRASNTSLW; from the coding sequence ATCATTCCGCCGGTCTTGTATTTCATCATCTTCAAGTACTTGCCTATGGCAAACGCCGTGCTTGCCTTCAAGAATTATAACGTGGTGAAAGGAATTTGGGGCAGCCCATGGGTCGGTACGCAGTATTTCGAAATGTTTTTTCGCAACCCGGCGTTCGCGACGCTGATCAAAAATACGCTGTACATTTCGTTCTATCAATTGATCGTCGGGTTTCCGATCCCGATTCTGCTAGCGCTGGCCTTAAACGAGGTGAAGAGTGCAAGGTTCAAAAAAACCGTGCAGATGGTCACCTATGCGCCATATTTCATCTCCACGGTGGTCATGGTGTCCATCATCATGCTGTTCTTGTCCCCGCGTCTTGGGATCGTGAATACGATTACTGGCGCGCTTGGTTTTGAAGCGGTCAATTATCTTGGAGAGCCTGGCATGTTCCGCACGATCTACGTGCTGTCCGACGTATGGCAAACCATGGGCTATTCCGCCGTCATTTATCTTGCTGCCCTGGCGGGCGTGGACCCGTCCTTATATGAAGCGGCCAAGGTGGACGGCGCCAATCGGTTCCAGAAGATCCTGAATGTCGATCTTCCTGGGATCTTGCCGGCAGCGGTCATCATTTTGATTCTCAGCGTAGGCAACATCATGGCGCTCGGCTTCGAAAAAATGTACTTGCTGCAGAATCCGCTGAACCTGTCCACGTCCGAGATCATTTCCACGTATGTGTACAAAATCGGATTGCTGAACGCGAACTACAGCTTCGCCACGGCGGTCGGATTGTTCAATTCTTTGATCAATCTGGTGCTGCTCCTTGTCGTCAACGCCATTGCCAAGCGGGCTTCCAATACAAGCCTTTGGTAG
- a CDS encoding ABC transporter substrate-binding protein, with protein MRKTGTRLLVLILMLGLVLAGCSGGNDNEGSEGTEGGLQDSGEKVTINVFAHQSSDVDLKTNKFTKKMEEQFGIKFNWTTVPFDGAAEKRQISLASGDYPDLYMLIPWVDRFSQTDLLKFGQQGVIVPLNDLIEEHAPHIKEVLENNEYYKAMNTAPDGKIYGLTGLNECFHCSYPNKIWINTKWLDQLGLAKPTTPEEFKAVLEAFKTQDPNGNGKADEVPLSGSVENFGVHVIPYLMNGFIYNDDRTYLIMKESKIDTAANKPEWREALAYIKSLYDGGLIDPGAFTQNAGAYKKIGDNADAQLLGAGAGMHPALFLTTGEDAPYSKDYNPLAPLQGPHANYATFNYPIDPGASFVLTNKASKETQIAAIKMLDYFYTQEGAMLSYLGEEGKSWRKPQDGEIALNDKVEPLYKSIPLESGEQPRNDSWGALTQYNHHRAYRDAEVQGTDIYANDGYERRLYEATLLMEGNEPKEIFPHWALWVDPLVADEASMMQTNIKDYVDQNALLFITGAKSLDKDWEDYVKGLEGLNIQRYLEIMQAAYDSSTISK; from the coding sequence TTGAGAAAAACAGGAACCCGTCTGCTTGTACTCATACTGATGCTTGGTTTGGTGCTTGCCGGATGCTCCGGCGGAAACGACAACGAAGGAAGCGAAGGGACAGAAGGCGGCTTACAGGATTCCGGTGAGAAGGTTACGATCAACGTATTTGCCCATCAAAGCTCGGATGTGGATTTGAAAACCAATAAGTTTACGAAAAAAATGGAAGAGCAATTCGGCATCAAGTTCAACTGGACAACCGTTCCGTTCGATGGTGCGGCCGAAAAACGTCAAATTTCGCTTGCGTCCGGCGACTATCCGGATTTGTATATGCTTATTCCTTGGGTGGACCGTTTCTCGCAGACGGACTTGCTGAAGTTCGGGCAGCAGGGGGTGATCGTTCCGCTTAACGACCTGATCGAAGAGCATGCTCCCCACATTAAGGAGGTACTGGAGAACAACGAATATTATAAAGCCATGAACACGGCTCCTGACGGCAAGATTTACGGATTGACCGGCTTAAACGAATGCTTCCACTGCTCATACCCGAATAAAATATGGATCAATACAAAGTGGCTTGATCAGCTCGGACTTGCCAAACCGACGACGCCGGAAGAATTCAAAGCGGTCCTTGAAGCCTTCAAGACGCAGGATCCGAACGGAAACGGCAAGGCGGACGAAGTGCCGCTCAGCGGATCCGTCGAAAATTTCGGCGTTCACGTGATTCCGTATCTCATGAACGGCTTTATTTACAACGACGACAGAACGTATCTCATCATGAAGGAGAGCAAGATCGACACCGCGGCGAACAAACCGGAATGGCGGGAAGCGCTGGCCTACATCAAATCGCTGTATGACGGCGGACTCATTGACCCGGGGGCGTTTACGCAAAATGCGGGTGCGTACAAAAAAATCGGGGATAACGCCGACGCACAGCTTTTGGGTGCCGGAGCAGGCATGCATCCCGCGCTATTCTTAACCACAGGAGAAGATGCACCCTACAGCAAGGACTACAACCCGCTTGCGCCTCTGCAAGGACCGCACGCCAATTATGCAACGTTCAACTATCCGATCGATCCGGGCGCATCCTTCGTTCTGACGAATAAAGCGAGCAAAGAGACGCAGATCGCCGCCATTAAAATGCTGGATTATTTCTATACGCAAGAAGGGGCAATGCTCTCTTATCTCGGTGAAGAGGGCAAGAGCTGGCGCAAGCCGCAGGATGGGGAAATTGCACTCAACGATAAAGTGGAGCCTCTCTATAAATCGATCCCGCTCGAATCCGGGGAGCAGCCCCGCAATGACAGCTGGGGAGCACTCACCCAATATAACCATCACCGGGCATACCGCGATGCCGAGGTTCAGGGCACGGATATTTACGCGAACGATGGTTACGAACGCCGCCTGTACGAGGCAACGTTACTGATGGAAGGCAATGAGCCGAAAGAAATATTCCCTCACTGGGCGCTATGGGTCGACCCGTTGGTCGCCGATGAAGCCAGCATGATGCAGACCAACATCAAAGACTATGTCGACCAGAACGCTCTGCTGTTCATTACCGGCGCCAAGAGTCTGGATAAAGATTGGGAGGATTACGTGAAAGGACTGGAGGGTTTGAACATACAGCGTTATCTAGAAATCATGCAGGCTGCCTACGATTCATCGACGATATCGAAGTAG